The proteins below come from a single Streptomyces sp. M92 genomic window:
- a CDS encoding aldehyde dehydrogenase family protein, with product MADSTELRARGTIHAGGEWRAAVSGGTREILDPADARPFAVVAEGDEKDTDLAVAAARRAFDAGEWPHTPVAERAALLRRVADLLVRDREKLGLLESRDAGKTVEEGRVDIDCVADAFRYFADLVAGEAPGRVVDAGSPDIHSVVVHEPVGVCAMITPWNYPLLQASWKIAPALAAGNTFVIKPSEITPMTTIALIDLLAEAGLPTGVANIVTGPGHTVGARLAEHPDVDLVSFTGGLVSGTKVAQAAAVTVKKVALELGGKNPNVVFADACETEEGFDTAVDQALNAAFIHSGQVCSAGGRLIIEESVRERFVAELARRAARIRLGRGTEDGIECGPLVSEQQRAKTEDYVASALAEGAVLRCGGKRPEPSPQRPETGYFYEPTVLDQCHREMRVVREEVFGPVLTVETFRTEDEAVALANDTEYGLAGAVWTADAGRARRVAGRLRHGTVWINDFHPYLPQAEWGGFGKSGVGRELGPAGLAEYRESKHVYQNLAPRPVRWFTG from the coding sequence ATGGCGGACAGTACGGAACTGCGGGCGCGTGGCACCATCCACGCCGGGGGCGAGTGGCGGGCGGCCGTCTCGGGGGGAACGCGCGAGATCCTCGACCCCGCGGACGCCCGGCCCTTCGCCGTGGTCGCGGAGGGCGACGAGAAGGACACCGACCTCGCGGTGGCCGCCGCCCGGCGCGCCTTCGACGCGGGCGAGTGGCCGCACACCCCGGTCGCCGAACGCGCCGCCCTGCTGCGCCGCGTCGCCGACCTCCTCGTGCGCGACCGCGAGAAGCTCGGCCTGCTGGAGAGCCGCGACGCGGGCAAGACCGTCGAGGAGGGCCGGGTCGACATCGACTGCGTCGCCGACGCCTTCCGCTACTTCGCGGACCTCGTCGCCGGTGAGGCGCCCGGCCGGGTCGTCGACGCGGGCTCGCCCGACATCCACAGCGTCGTCGTGCACGAGCCGGTCGGCGTGTGCGCGATGATCACCCCCTGGAACTACCCCCTCCTCCAGGCCAGCTGGAAGATCGCCCCCGCCCTCGCCGCCGGCAACACCTTCGTGATCAAGCCCAGCGAGATCACGCCCATGACCACGATCGCCCTGATCGACCTGCTGGCCGAGGCCGGCCTCCCCACCGGCGTCGCGAACATCGTCACCGGCCCTGGCCACACCGTCGGCGCCCGGCTCGCCGAGCACCCCGACGTCGACCTGGTCTCCTTCACCGGCGGCCTGGTCAGCGGCACCAAGGTCGCCCAGGCCGCCGCCGTCACCGTCAAGAAGGTCGCACTCGAACTCGGCGGCAAGAACCCCAACGTCGTCTTCGCCGACGCCTGCGAAACCGAAGAGGGCTTCGACACCGCCGTCGACCAGGCCCTCAACGCCGCCTTCATCCACAGCGGCCAGGTCTGCTCCGCCGGCGGGCGCCTGATCATCGAGGAGTCGGTCCGCGAGCGCTTCGTCGCCGAACTCGCCCGCCGCGCCGCCAGGATCCGCCTCGGCCGCGGCACCGAGGACGGCATCGAGTGCGGCCCGCTCGTCTCCGAGCAGCAGCGCGCCAAGACCGAGGACTACGTCGCCTCCGCGCTCGCCGAGGGTGCGGTGCTGCGCTGCGGCGGCAAGCGTCCCGAGCCGTCCCCCCAGCGGCCGGAGACGGGCTACTTCTACGAGCCGACCGTCCTCGACCAGTGCCACCGCGAGATGCGGGTCGTGCGGGAGGAGGTCTTCGGGCCGGTCCTCACCGTCGAGACCTTCCGCACCGAGGACGAGGCCGTCGCCCTCGCCAACGACACCGAGTACGGTCTCGCGGGCGCCGTGTGGACCGCCGACGCGGGCCGCGCCCGCCGGGTCGCCGGCCGGCTGCGCCACGGCACCGTCTGGATCAACGACTTCCACCCCTACCTGCCGCAGGCGGAGTGGGGCGGCTTCGGCAAGAGCGGCGTCGGCCGCGAACTCGGCCCCGCGGGCCTTGCCGAGTACCGCGAGAGCAAGCACGTTTACCAGAACCTCGCACCGCGGCCCGTCCGCTGGTTCACCGGCTGA
- a CDS encoding GMC family oxidoreductase, whose product MSETTHEYDYVVIGGGTAGSVIASRLTENPDVTVAVIEGGPSDVGRDDVLTLRRWMGLLGGELDYDYPTTEQPRGNSHIRHSRARVLGGCSSHNTLIAFKPLPSDWDEWEAAGAKGWGAVQMEAYFARLKNNIVPVDEKDRNAIARDFVDSAQKTLQVPRIEGFNKKPFNDGVGFFDLAYHPENNKRSSASVAYLHPVMDERPNLTLMLETWAYKLQLDGARAEGVHVRTKDGEEILVKARNEVVLSAGAVDSPRLLMHSGIGPKDQLEALGIPVALDLPGVGENLLDHPESVIVWETNGPIPDNSAMDSDAGLFVRRDPEHAGPDLMFHFYQIPFTDNPERLGYERPEFGVSMTPNIPKPRSRGRLYLTSADPSVKPALDFRYFTDEDDYDGRTLVDGIKIAREIAKSEPLAGWLKREVCPGPDVTGDEELSEYARKVAHTVYHPAGTCRMGAATDERAVVDPELRIRGLQGIRIADASVFPTMPAVNPMIGVLMVGERAVELIGGDAR is encoded by the coding sequence ATGTCCGAGACCACACACGAATACGACTACGTCGTCATCGGCGGCGGCACGGCAGGCTCCGTCATCGCCTCCCGCCTCACCGAGAACCCGGACGTCACCGTCGCCGTCATCGAGGGCGGCCCCAGTGACGTCGGCCGCGACGACGTGCTGACCCTGCGCCGTTGGATGGGCCTGCTCGGCGGCGAGCTGGACTACGACTACCCCACCACCGAGCAGCCGCGCGGCAACTCGCACATCCGGCACAGCCGCGCCCGCGTCCTCGGCGGCTGCTCCTCGCACAACACCCTCATCGCCTTCAAGCCGCTGCCGTCCGACTGGGACGAGTGGGAGGCCGCCGGCGCCAAGGGCTGGGGCGCGGTCCAGATGGAGGCGTACTTCGCCCGGCTGAAGAACAACATCGTCCCGGTCGACGAGAAGGACCGGAACGCCATCGCCCGCGACTTCGTCGACTCCGCGCAGAAGACGCTTCAGGTCCCCCGGATCGAGGGCTTCAACAAGAAGCCGTTCAACGACGGCGTCGGCTTCTTCGACCTCGCCTACCACCCCGAGAACAACAAGCGTTCGTCGGCGTCGGTGGCGTACCTCCACCCGGTGATGGACGAGCGCCCCAACCTCACGCTCATGCTGGAGACCTGGGCGTACAAGCTCCAGCTCGACGGCGCCCGCGCCGAGGGCGTCCACGTCCGCACCAAGGACGGCGAGGAGATCCTCGTCAAGGCACGCAACGAGGTCGTCCTGTCCGCCGGCGCCGTCGACTCCCCGCGCCTGCTGATGCACTCGGGCATCGGGCCCAAGGACCAGCTGGAGGCCCTCGGCATACCCGTGGCGCTCGACCTGCCCGGCGTCGGCGAGAACCTGCTCGACCACCCCGAGTCGGTGATCGTGTGGGAGACCAACGGCCCCATCCCGGACAACTCCGCGATGGACTCCGACGCCGGTCTGTTCGTGCGTCGCGACCCCGAACACGCGGGCCCCGACCTGATGTTCCACTTCTACCAGATCCCGTTCACGGACAACCCGGAGCGACTGGGCTACGAGCGCCCCGAGTTCGGCGTCTCCATGACCCCGAACATCCCCAAGCCGAGGTCCCGCGGCCGCCTCTACCTCACCAGCGCCGACCCGTCCGTGAAGCCCGCCCTGGACTTCCGCTACTTCACCGACGAGGACGACTACGACGGCCGCACCCTCGTCGACGGGATCAAGATCGCCCGGGAGATCGCCAAGTCCGAGCCGCTGGCCGGCTGGCTCAAGCGCGAGGTCTGCCCCGGCCCGGACGTCACCGGCGACGAGGAGCTGAGCGAGTACGCCCGCAAGGTCGCCCACACCGTCTACCACCCGGCGGGCACCTGCAGGATGGGCGCCGCCACCGACGAGAGGGCCGTCGTCGACCCCGAGCTGCGCATCCGCGGCCTTCAGGGCATCCGCATCGCCGACGCCTCCGTCTTCCCGACGATGCCCGCCGTGAACCCGATGATCGGCGTCCTCATGGTCGGGGAGCGCGCCGTCGAGCTGATCGGCGGTGACGCCCGATGA
- a CDS encoding quaternary amine ABC transporter ATP-binding protein, with protein MSKTIDDTDTPTDTGVAERPPVFSVDGLWKVFGPKAAKIPADPELTALSPAELRSRTGCTAAVADVSFDVRKGEVFVVMGLSGSGKSTLVRCLTRLIEPTAGTIAIDGEDVRAMDKSRLRELRRHRAAMVFQHFGLLPHRTVLDNVAYGLEVQGMGRAERRERAAAVVAKVGLEGLEHRRPGQLSGGQRQRVGLARALAVDPEVLLFDEPFSALDPLIRRDMQEEVVRLHREEGRTMVFITHDLQEALKLGDRIALMRDGRVVQLGTPEEIVGSPADDYVREFVRDVPREQVLTVRTAMRPATSADEAGTGPAIRPEATVSEAIEAVARAGSPARVMDDGRCLGVVDATALLGVVAGTAGPEERPEEAAVLPEEAELPKEAV; from the coding sequence ATGAGCAAGACCATCGACGACACCGACACCCCCACTGACACCGGCGTGGCCGAGCGTCCCCCGGTCTTCTCCGTGGACGGCCTGTGGAAGGTCTTCGGCCCGAAGGCCGCCAAGATCCCCGCCGACCCCGAACTGACCGCCCTGAGCCCGGCCGAGCTGCGCTCGCGCACCGGCTGCACCGCCGCCGTCGCGGACGTCTCCTTCGACGTGCGCAAGGGCGAGGTCTTCGTCGTCATGGGCCTGTCCGGCTCCGGCAAGTCCACCCTCGTACGCTGCCTGACCCGGCTCATCGAGCCGACGGCCGGGACCATCGCCATCGACGGCGAGGACGTCCGCGCGATGGACAAGTCCCGGCTGCGCGAACTGCGCCGCCACCGCGCCGCGATGGTCTTCCAGCACTTCGGCCTGCTCCCGCACCGCACGGTCCTCGACAACGTCGCCTACGGCCTGGAGGTCCAGGGGATGGGCCGCGCCGAGCGCCGCGAACGGGCCGCCGCCGTCGTCGCCAAGGTCGGCCTGGAGGGCCTGGAGCACCGCCGCCCCGGCCAGCTCTCCGGCGGCCAGCGCCAGCGCGTCGGTCTGGCCCGCGCCCTCGCCGTCGACCCCGAGGTCCTGCTCTTCGACGAGCCGTTCAGCGCGCTCGACCCGCTGATCCGGCGGGACATGCAGGAGGAGGTCGTCCGGCTGCACCGCGAGGAGGGCCGCACGATGGTCTTCATCACCCACGACCTCCAGGAAGCCCTCAAGCTCGGCGACCGCATCGCCCTGATGCGGGACGGCCGCGTGGTGCAGCTCGGCACGCCGGAGGAGATCGTCGGCTCGCCCGCCGACGACTACGTCCGCGAGTTCGTCCGCGACGTGCCGCGCGAGCAGGTGCTGACGGTCCGTACGGCGATGCGTCCGGCGACCTCAGCCGACGAGGCGGGCACGGGCCCGGCGATCCGGCCCGAGGCCACCGTCTCCGAGGCCATCGAGGCCGTCGCCCGCGCCGGTTCGCCCGCCCGCGTCATGGACGACGGCCGCTGCCTGGGCGTGGTCGACGCGACCGCGCTGCTCGGTGTCGTCGCCGGCACGGCCGGACCCGAGGAACGCCCCGAGGAGGCGGCCGTCCTCCCTGAGGAGGCGGAGCTGCCCAAGGAGGCGGTCTGA
- a CDS encoding ABC transporter permease → MATITAPARKPAPPGILTHPAARKLLTLAIAAAVLVPLAVIQWGGTTWPSALTVDVSEPLGKASDWIIDNRDSHPLFLYFFGHVSNVVVIAVRAVYLALLAVGWAGVTAIGALVAWRVAGVKLAVGTAAAFLACGLLGMWVPTMQTLALMVVAVLASVAVGALLGLAAGLSDRMDRVLRPVLDTMQVLPAFAYLLPVVLVFGIGVPAAVLATVVYAAPPMARLTALGLRGADKEVLEAVESLGTTSRQRLLTARIPLARKELLLGVNQTIMMALSMAVIASVIGAGGLGDRVYQALASVDVGAALAAGIPIVLLAVVLDRVTGAAGERLGEAGKSPLTGLYALAAAAAVAVAGRLAGFLEWPDGWELNIAEPVNRAVDWMTAHLYSGVPVVGGTADWAAHFTNWVLNPLRDGLQWLPWWSVLLIVAALAWLIGTWRTALTAVLAMAAIGVLGVWNPSLDTLSQVLAAVAVTLVIGFATGVAAARSDRVERALRPVLDVFQTMPQFVYLIPVVALFGVGRAPAVAAAVVYALPAVVRITAQGLRQVDPAAMESARSLGATSGQQLRQVQLPLARPALLLAVNQGVILVLAVVIIGGLVGGGALGYQVVFGLAQGDLATGLVAGAAIVCLGLMLDRVTQPTERRTTRMGA, encoded by the coding sequence ATGGCGACGATCACCGCCCCGGCCCGGAAGCCCGCCCCGCCGGGCATCCTCACCCACCCCGCCGCCCGCAAGCTCCTCACCCTCGCGATCGCCGCCGCGGTCCTCGTCCCCCTCGCCGTCATCCAGTGGGGCGGCACCACCTGGCCGAGCGCCCTCACCGTCGACGTGTCCGAACCCCTCGGCAAGGCCAGCGACTGGATCATCGACAACCGCGACAGCCACCCGCTGTTCCTCTACTTCTTCGGCCACGTCAGCAACGTCGTCGTCATCGCCGTACGCGCCGTGTACCTCGCCCTCCTCGCCGTCGGCTGGGCCGGGGTCACCGCGATCGGCGCCCTGGTCGCATGGCGCGTGGCCGGCGTGAAGCTGGCCGTCGGCACCGCGGCCGCGTTCCTGGCCTGCGGCCTGCTCGGCATGTGGGTGCCGACCATGCAGACCCTCGCGCTCATGGTCGTGGCCGTCCTCGCGTCGGTCGCCGTGGGCGCCCTGCTGGGCCTGGCCGCCGGCCTCTCCGACCGCATGGACCGGGTCCTGCGCCCGGTGCTCGACACCATGCAGGTGCTCCCCGCCTTCGCCTACCTCCTCCCCGTCGTCCTGGTCTTCGGCATCGGCGTCCCCGCCGCCGTCCTGGCCACCGTCGTCTACGCCGCCCCGCCGATGGCCCGCCTCACCGCCCTCGGTCTGCGCGGCGCCGACAAGGAGGTCCTCGAAGCCGTCGAGTCCCTCGGCACCACGAGCCGCCAGCGCCTGCTGACCGCCCGCATTCCGCTGGCCCGCAAGGAACTCCTGCTCGGCGTCAACCAGACGATCATGATGGCGCTCTCCATGGCCGTCATCGCCTCCGTCATCGGCGCCGGCGGCCTCGGCGACCGCGTCTACCAGGCCCTCGCCTCGGTCGACGTCGGCGCGGCCCTCGCGGCCGGCATCCCGATCGTGCTGCTCGCCGTCGTCCTGGACCGCGTGACCGGCGCGGCGGGGGAGCGGCTGGGGGAGGCCGGGAAGTCCCCGCTGACCGGGCTGTACGCCCTGGCCGCCGCGGCGGCCGTCGCGGTCGCCGGGCGTCTCGCCGGGTTCCTGGAGTGGCCCGACGGCTGGGAGCTGAACATCGCCGAGCCCGTCAACCGGGCCGTCGACTGGATGACCGCCCACCTGTACTCCGGCGTCCCCGTCGTCGGCGGCACCGCCGACTGGGCCGCGCACTTCACCAACTGGGTCCTCAATCCGCTGCGGGACGGCCTCCAGTGGCTGCCCTGGTGGTCCGTGCTCCTGATCGTCGCCGCACTGGCCTGGCTGATCGGCACCTGGCGCACCGCGCTCACCGCCGTCCTCGCCATGGCGGCGATCGGCGTGCTCGGTGTGTGGAACCCGTCCCTGGACACGCTCTCGCAGGTTCTCGCGGCCGTCGCCGTCACCCTGGTCATCGGCTTCGCGACCGGTGTCGCCGCCGCCCGCAGCGACCGTGTCGAGCGCGCGCTGCGGCCCGTCCTGGACGTCTTCCAGACGATGCCGCAGTTCGTGTACCTGATCCCGGTCGTCGCCCTCTTCGGGGTCGGCCGGGCGCCCGCCGTGGCCGCCGCGGTCGTCTACGCCCTCCCGGCCGTCGTCCGCATCACCGCCCAGGGCCTGCGCCAGGTGGACCCGGCCGCCATGGAGTCGGCCCGCTCGCTCGGCGCCACCAGCGGCCAGCAGCTCCGCCAGGTCCAGCTCCCGCTGGCCCGCCCGGCCCTGCTGCTCGCCGTCAACCAGGGCGTCATCCTGGTCCTCGCCGTCGTCATCATCGGCGGCCTGGTCGGCGGCGGCGCCCTCGGCTACCAGGTCGTCTTCGGCCTCGCGCAGGGCGACCTGGCGACCGGTCTGGTGGCCGGCGCGGCGATCGTCTGCCTCGGCCTGATGCTCGACCGGGTCACCCAGCCCACCGAACGCCGTACGACGAGGATGGGGGCCTGA
- a CDS encoding ABC transporter substrate-binding protein — protein sequence MRPRIRTTSAVAGVAALTLLTGCGAADMTKQASPFANAQGARTVTLSVQSWVGAQANVAVAQYLLEHELDYRVDTVQVDEVPAWDALSQGRVDAILEDWGHPEQEQRYVEDKKTIAPGGDLGVTGHIGWFVPTYFAKKHPDVTDWKNLDKYAEQMRTAESGDKGQLMDGSPSYVTNDKALVKNLDLDYKVVFAGSEAAQITQIQQFAKEKKPFLTYWYTPQWLFEKVPMTEVELPPYEEGCDADPAKVDCAYPVTELQKYLNADFAENGGDAAEFLKNFKWTTEDQNQVSLMIAEQKLRPEEAAKKWVDSHESVWKKWLP from the coding sequence ATGCGACCGCGTATACGTACGACCTCCGCCGTCGCCGGAGTGGCCGCGCTGACGCTGCTCACCGGCTGCGGCGCCGCCGACATGACCAAGCAGGCGTCCCCGTTCGCGAACGCCCAGGGCGCCAGGACCGTCACCCTGTCCGTGCAGTCCTGGGTCGGCGCCCAGGCCAACGTGGCCGTCGCCCAGTACCTGCTGGAGCACGAGCTCGACTACCGCGTCGACACCGTCCAGGTCGACGAGGTCCCCGCGTGGGACGCGCTCAGCCAGGGCCGGGTCGACGCCATCCTGGAGGACTGGGGCCACCCCGAGCAGGAACAGCGCTACGTCGAGGACAAGAAGACCATCGCCCCCGGCGGCGACCTCGGCGTCACCGGCCACATCGGCTGGTTCGTGCCGACGTACTTCGCGAAGAAGCACCCGGACGTCACGGACTGGAAGAACCTCGACAAGTACGCCGAGCAGATGCGTACCGCGGAGAGCGGCGACAAGGGCCAGTTGATGGACGGCTCCCCGTCCTACGTCACCAACGACAAGGCCCTGGTCAAGAACCTGGACCTGGACTACAAGGTCGTCTTCGCCGGCTCCGAGGCCGCCCAGATCACCCAGATCCAGCAGTTCGCCAAGGAGAAGAAGCCCTTCCTGACCTACTGGTACACCCCCCAGTGGCTGTTCGAGAAGGTCCCGATGACGGAGGTGGAGCTGCCGCCGTACGAGGAGGGCTGCGACGCCGACCCGGCGAAGGTCGACTGCGCCTACCCGGTCACCGAGCTACAGAAGTACCTCAACGCGGACTTCGCGGAGAACGGCGGGGACGCGGCGGAGTTCCTGAAGAACTTCAAGTGGACGACCGAGGACCAGAACCAGGTCTCCCTGATGATCGCCGAGCAGAAGCTGCGGCCCGAGGAGGCCGCGAAGAAGTGGGTGGACAGCCACGAGTCCGTCTGGAAGAAGTGGCTGCCCTGA
- a CDS encoding isocitrate lyase/PEP mutase family protein, with product MSGVDRFRALHHGRAPGDPLVLPGPWDAVSARVFADAGFPALATPSAGVAASLGYEDGATPADEMFAAVARIARSVDVPVSADVEDGYGLAPRELVERLLEAGAVGCNVEDSTGGVLKDPREHAQWLGEVRAAAGDRLFLNARIDTFIRGVDDPDAAVGRAALYVAAGADCVYPIGAPDGVLPLLRSGIQGPVNVGGRPGAGPASAELRRLGELGATRITFGPGLQRRAEGALREIAAQLAG from the coding sequence ATGAGCGGGGTGGACCGTTTCCGGGCCCTGCACCACGGCCGCGCGCCCGGTGACCCCCTCGTCCTGCCCGGCCCGTGGGACGCGGTGAGCGCCCGCGTCTTCGCGGACGCCGGGTTCCCGGCGCTCGCGACGCCCAGCGCGGGCGTGGCGGCGTCCCTCGGGTACGAGGACGGGGCGACCCCGGCCGACGAGATGTTCGCGGCGGTCGCGCGGATCGCGCGGTCCGTGGACGTGCCCGTGTCGGCGGACGTCGAGGACGGGTACGGGCTGGCGCCGAGGGAGCTGGTCGAGCGGCTGCTGGAGGCCGGCGCGGTGGGCTGCAACGTGGAGGACTCCACGGGCGGGGTGCTCAAGGACCCGCGGGAGCACGCCCAGTGGCTGGGCGAGGTGCGGGCGGCGGCCGGGGACCGGCTCTTCCTCAACGCCCGGATCGACACGTTCATCAGGGGCGTCGACGACCCGGACGCGGCGGTCGGACGGGCCGCGCTGTACGTCGCGGCGGGCGCCGACTGCGTGTATCCGATCGGCGCCCCCGACGGCGTACTGCCGCTGCTGCGGTCCGGCATCCAGGGGCCGGTGAACGTCGGCGGGCGGCCCGGGGCGGGCCCCGCGTCCGCCGAGCTGAGGAGGCTCGGCGAACTCGGGGCCACCCGGATCACGTTCGGGCCGGGCCTCCAGCGGCGCGCGGAGGGCGCGCTGCGGGAGATCGCGGCACAACTGGCGGGGTGA
- a CDS encoding carboxymuconolactone decarboxylase family protein yields the protein MTTTNENTATDSFAPEEPARLEWAKHAPEVWKAMLGLEKAAGRGLDPKLKELVKIRASQLNHCAFCLDMHTKDALAAGESVERIVQLAAWEESRHFYTEKEIAAIELTEAVTVLTDGFVPDAVYERAAKLFDESELAHLIAAITVINAWNRFGVTCRLTPGHYTPGQHG from the coding sequence ATGACGACGACGAACGAGAACACCGCCACCGATTCCTTCGCCCCCGAGGAGCCCGCCCGGCTGGAGTGGGCCAAGCACGCGCCCGAGGTCTGGAAGGCGATGCTGGGCCTGGAGAAGGCGGCGGGCCGGGGCCTGGACCCGAAGCTCAAGGAACTGGTGAAGATCCGCGCCTCCCAGCTCAACCACTGCGCCTTCTGCCTGGACATGCACACCAAGGACGCCCTCGCGGCCGGCGAGAGCGTGGAGCGGATCGTGCAGCTGGCCGCGTGGGAGGAGTCGCGGCACTTCTACACGGAGAAGGAGATCGCGGCGATCGAGCTGACCGAGGCGGTCACCGTGCTGACGGACGGCTTCGTCCCCGACGCCGTGTACGAGAGGGCCGCCAAGCTCTTCGACGAGAGCGAGCTGGCCCACCTGATCGCCGCGATCACGGTGATCAACGCCTGGAACCGCTTCGGTGTGACGTGCCGGCTGACGCCGGGCCACTACACGCCGGGGCAGCACGGATGA
- the pdxR gene encoding MocR-like pyridoxine biosynthesis transcription factor PdxR: MAKPWATFGVDLHLDRSGPGLRRGLTDALREAVRGGRLAPGTRLPSSRSLAADLGVARNTVAEVYADLVAEGWLAARQGSGTRVADRTPATPDHHPAPHRREPARPAYDLIPGTPELASFPRTQWLRAARRALAAAPDRALGYGDPRGHAVLRTALAGYLSRARGVHADPDRIVVVAGFLGGLGVLADLLRHRGTRSVSVESYGLPHHRGLLTRAGLATPPLPFDDRGTRPPDEDPPDEDPDGAPDAGTDAAGAVLLTPSHQFPMGLPLLPERRTALIDRARRTGGLVLEDDYDGEFRYDRQPVGALQGLDPDRVVYLGTASKSLAPALRLGWLVLPPALVEDAMDAMAGRTPGVLDQLTLAEFLASGDYDRHVRAARLRYRRRRDALVAALAERAPGVRVTGIAAGLHAVLRLPPGTEQQTVRSAAWHGLAVHGLSAFRHPDADVAPLDALVVGYGTPPDHAWAGALDALCRALP, from the coding sequence ATGGCGAAACCATGGGCCACTTTCGGCGTGGACCTGCACCTCGACCGGTCCGGTCCCGGACTGCGCCGGGGCCTCACCGACGCACTGCGCGAAGCGGTCCGCGGCGGCCGGCTGGCCCCCGGCACCCGGCTGCCCTCCTCCCGCTCCCTCGCCGCCGACCTCGGCGTGGCCCGCAACACCGTCGCCGAGGTCTACGCCGACCTCGTCGCCGAGGGCTGGCTCGCCGCCCGCCAGGGCTCCGGCACCCGCGTCGCCGACCGCACTCCCGCCACCCCCGACCACCACCCCGCTCCCCACCGCCGGGAACCGGCCCGCCCCGCCTACGACCTGATCCCCGGCACCCCCGAACTCGCCTCGTTCCCCCGCACCCAGTGGCTGCGCGCCGCCCGCCGCGCCCTGGCCGCCGCCCCCGACCGCGCCCTCGGCTACGGCGACCCGCGCGGCCACGCCGTCCTGCGCACCGCGCTCGCCGGCTACCTCTCCCGCGCCCGCGGCGTGCACGCCGACCCCGACCGCATCGTGGTCGTCGCCGGTTTCCTCGGCGGCCTCGGCGTCCTCGCCGACCTGCTGCGCCACCGGGGCACCCGCTCCGTGTCGGTCGAGTCCTACGGCCTGCCCCACCACCGCGGCCTGCTCACCCGCGCGGGCCTCGCCACACCGCCGCTGCCCTTCGACGACCGCGGCACCCGGCCGCCCGACGAGGACCCGCCCGACGAGGACCCGGACGGCGCCCCGGACGCGGGCACGGACGCCGCCGGGGCCGTCCTCCTCACCCCCTCCCACCAGTTCCCGATGGGCCTGCCCCTGCTCCCCGAACGCCGCACCGCCCTGATCGACCGCGCCCGCCGCACCGGCGGACTGGTCCTGGAGGACGACTACGACGGCGAGTTCCGCTACGATCGCCAGCCCGTCGGCGCACTCCAGGGCCTCGACCCCGACCGCGTCGTCTACCTCGGCACCGCCAGCAAGTCCCTCGCCCCGGCCCTGCGCCTGGGCTGGCTGGTGCTGCCGCCCGCGCTCGTCGAGGACGCCATGGACGCCATGGCGGGCCGCACCCCCGGCGTCCTGGACCAGCTGACCCTCGCGGAGTTCCTCGCCTCCGGCGACTACGACCGCCACGTCCGCGCCGCCCGCCTGCGCTACCGGCGCCGCCGCGACGCCCTGGTGGCCGCGCTGGCCGAACGCGCCCCCGGCGTCCGCGTCACCGGTATCGCCGCCGGCCTGCACGCCGTGCTCCGGCTGCCGCCCGGCACCGAGCAGCAGACCGTCCGCTCCGCCGCCTGGCACGGACTCGCCGTCCACGGCCTGTCCGCCTTCCGCCACCCCGACGCGGACGTCGCCCCGCTCGACGCCCTCGTCGTCGGCTACGGCACCCCGCCGGACCACGCCTGGGCAGGGGCCCTGGACGCGCTGTGCCGGGCGCTGCCGTAG